One region of Jatrophihabitans cynanchi genomic DNA includes:
- a CDS encoding GntR family transcriptional regulator, with amino-acid sequence MRTVRQARREGDSVVVAANERAPREPKYYVVKRHLLELISSLPPGSLVPTERVLTVELGTSRTTVRQALSELVGEGRLVRRQGSGTYVAEPKISWPLEMTSFTEQAAAAGYAATTQLLDTGRRRASEEVAGRLRINAGAPVYVIERLRLVDGAAMAVETSQLSAARFPGLIAKLRRAASLYRVLDDEYGVVPVTADETIETAAASPREADLLDTDTGSPMLVLSRHSFDANGEPVEWVRSWYRGDRYTFVARLTAR; translated from the coding sequence ATGCGTACGGTTCGGCAGGCACGGCGTGAAGGAGATTCGGTGGTCGTCGCAGCGAACGAGCGCGCGCCGCGCGAGCCGAAGTACTACGTGGTCAAGCGGCACCTGCTCGAGCTGATCAGCTCGCTGCCGCCGGGCAGCCTCGTCCCGACCGAACGGGTGCTCACCGTCGAACTCGGCACCTCGCGAACCACGGTGCGACAGGCGCTGAGCGAACTGGTCGGTGAGGGCCGCCTGGTGCGCAGACAGGGCTCGGGCACGTATGTCGCCGAGCCGAAGATCAGCTGGCCGCTGGAGATGACCAGCTTCACCGAGCAGGCCGCCGCCGCCGGCTACGCCGCGACGACCCAGTTGCTCGACACCGGGCGCAGGCGCGCGAGCGAAGAGGTCGCCGGGCGGCTGCGGATCAACGCCGGCGCGCCGGTGTACGTGATCGAGCGGCTGCGCCTGGTCGACGGGGCCGCGATGGCGGTGGAGACCTCGCAGCTGTCGGCGGCACGCTTTCCCGGGCTGATCGCCAAGCTGCGCCGCGCGGCGTCGCTGTACCGGGTGCTGGACGACGAGTACGGCGTCGTCCCGGTCACGGCTGACGAGACGATCGAGACGGCCGCGGCCTCACCGCGGGAGGCCGACCTGCTCGACACCGACACCGGTTCGCCGATGCTCGTGCTCAGCAGGCACAGCTTCGACGCGAACGGCGAGCCGGTGGAGTGGGTGCGCAGCTGGTACCGCGGCGATCGGTACACCTTCGTCGCGCGGCTCACTGCCCGCTAG
- a CDS encoding glycoside hydrolase family 3 protein has translation MSIDPHIRRLALSCLLLGFQGPTPPRWLLDCLADGLGGVVLFGSNLRGNDVRALTESLRKAAGQDIVVALDEEGGDVTRLDDTRGSASPGAAALGFLDDPVVTEQVYGAIGARLAHCGVTLDLAPVADVNLDPLNPVIGVRSFGADPEVASRQVAAAVRGLQHSGTAACVKHFPGHGATRADSHHQVATLDRSRAQLESVEYAPFRAAIAAGARSIMTGHLLVPALDAGNLATVSAAITTGVLRDELGFTGTVVTDALEMRALSGTIGMLDGFVRALAAGADAIETGALEHPQLVAEIPAAVARAIDGGQLTLERLRDAAARTARLAGPGDPSAGFDPDIAAGAAARCIEVLGTLPPLTAPLVLECRPPGGMASGELPWTLAEPLAALVRGTQVLTVRGPDDLAAIAPRSAGRSLVAVVRDPARYPWQQQVVAAAQAHPAAVLVDVGWPGPSAPQLPAIRTRGVAPGLLAAAAAVLAGADR, from the coding sequence TTGTCGATCGATCCTCACATCCGGCGCCTGGCGCTGTCGTGTCTGCTGCTCGGCTTTCAGGGGCCGACCCCGCCGCGGTGGCTGCTGGACTGCCTCGCCGACGGGCTGGGCGGTGTCGTGCTGTTCGGCTCGAACCTGCGCGGGAACGACGTGCGGGCGCTGACCGAGTCGCTGCGCAAGGCGGCCGGGCAGGACATCGTCGTGGCGCTCGATGAGGAAGGCGGTGACGTCACCCGCCTGGACGACACGCGCGGCAGCGCGAGCCCGGGCGCCGCCGCCCTCGGCTTCCTCGACGACCCGGTCGTGACCGAGCAGGTGTACGGCGCGATCGGAGCACGGCTGGCGCACTGCGGTGTGACGCTCGATCTGGCACCGGTCGCCGACGTCAACCTCGACCCGCTCAACCCGGTGATCGGGGTCCGCTCCTTCGGCGCCGATCCCGAGGTCGCGTCACGCCAGGTCGCCGCGGCGGTGCGGGGACTGCAGCACAGCGGGACCGCGGCCTGCGTCAAGCACTTCCCCGGGCACGGGGCGACGCGCGCCGACTCGCACCATCAGGTCGCCACGCTGGATCGTTCACGTGCGCAGTTGGAGTCGGTCGAGTACGCGCCGTTCCGCGCCGCTATCGCCGCGGGCGCGCGCTCGATCATGACCGGCCACCTGCTCGTGCCGGCGCTGGACGCCGGCAACCTGGCCACGGTCAGCGCCGCGATCACGACCGGGGTGCTGCGCGACGAACTCGGCTTCACCGGCACCGTCGTCACCGACGCGCTCGAGATGCGTGCGCTGTCCGGGACGATCGGCATGCTCGACGGCTTCGTCCGAGCGCTCGCCGCCGGCGCCGACGCGATCGAGACCGGAGCGCTCGAGCATCCGCAGCTCGTCGCGGAGATCCCGGCGGCCGTGGCACGGGCGATCGACGGCGGGCAGCTCACCCTCGAGCGGCTGCGCGACGCAGCGGCCCGCACGGCGCGACTCGCCGGGCCGGGCGACCCGTCCGCCGGGTTCGATCCCGACATCGCGGCCGGTGCCGCCGCCCGCTGCATCGAGGTGCTCGGCACGTTGCCGCCGCTCACCGCGCCCCTGGTGCTCGAGTGCCGCCCGCCGGGCGGCATGGCCTCCGGTGAGCTGCCGTGGACCCTCGCCGAACCGCTCGCCGCCCTGGTTCGCGGGACGCAGGTGCTGACCGTCCGCGGCCCGGACGACCTGGCCGCGATCGCGCCGCGTTCGGCGGGGCGATCGCTGGTGGCCGTGGTCCGCGATCCGGCCCGGTACCCGTGGCAGCAGCAGGTCGTGGCCGCGGCACAGGCACATCCGGCCGCAGTGCTGGTCGACGTCGGCTGGCCCGGCCCGTCCGCGCCGCAGTTGCCGGCAATCCGCACGCGCGGCGTGGCGCCCGGACTGCTCGCCGCCGCGGCGGCCGTCCTGGCCGGAGCGGATCGATGA
- a CDS encoding SIS domain-containing protein: MSAPQPGALMAAEIAEQPAALARLLEDSEQVREAAGRIRRAAPRFLLAAARGTSDHAALYAKYLAEIRLGLPAGLASPSSMTVYGSRPNLAEVLFLAVSQSGGSPDLVDSTAAARECGALTVAVTNAPDSALAAAAEIHVDIRAGTERAVAATKTYTAELLALYLLLSGERPPAGALPDAAERTLAFTAPEQVAARYAGVDRLVVTGRGYSYPSAREAALKLMETSYLSAQAFSGADLLHGPLAMIDADVPVIAITSPGRGGAAMMPVVERLRDNGAAVLQVGPADGLPLSTDGIAEELLPILEILPLQRLALRLALDRGRDPDRPRGLSKVTRTW; the protein is encoded by the coding sequence ATGAGCGCGCCACAGCCCGGGGCGCTGATGGCCGCGGAGATCGCCGAGCAGCCGGCGGCCCTCGCCCGGCTGCTCGAGGACAGCGAGCAGGTGCGCGAGGCGGCCGGGCGGATCCGTCGCGCCGCGCCCCGCTTCCTGCTCGCCGCCGCCCGCGGTACCAGCGATCACGCCGCGTTGTATGCCAAGTACCTGGCCGAGATCCGGCTCGGGCTGCCCGCCGGGCTCGCGTCCCCGTCGTCGATGACCGTGTACGGCTCGCGCCCGAACCTGGCCGAGGTGCTGTTCCTCGCGGTCAGTCAGTCCGGCGGGTCGCCGGACCTGGTCGACTCGACCGCCGCGGCCCGCGAGTGCGGCGCCCTGACCGTGGCGGTGACCAACGCGCCGGACTCGGCACTGGCCGCCGCAGCCGAGATCCACGTCGACATCCGCGCCGGCACCGAACGGGCTGTCGCTGCCACCAAGACGTACACGGCGGAACTGCTCGCGCTGTACCTGTTGCTGTCCGGCGAACGGCCGCCGGCCGGCGCGCTGCCGGATGCGGCGGAGCGGACGCTGGCCTTCACCGCGCCCGAGCAGGTGGCCGCCCGCTACGCCGGCGTCGACCGGCTGGTGGTGACCGGGCGCGGCTACTCCTACCCGAGCGCCCGCGAGGCGGCACTGAAGCTGATGGAGACGAGTTACCTGTCGGCTCAGGCGTTCTCCGGCGCGGACCTGCTGCACGGGCCGCTCGCCATGATCGACGCGGATGTTCCGGTCATCGCGATCACCTCGCCGGGACGCGGCGGAGCAGCGATGATGCCTGTCGTGGAACGACTGCGCGACAACGGCGCCGCGGTGCTGCAGGTCGGGCCGGCCGACGGGCTGCCGCTTTCCACCGACGGGATCGCCGAAGAACTCCTGCCGATCCTGGAGATCCTTCCGTTGCAGCGGCTCGCGCTGCGCCTCGCCCTCGACCGCGGCCGCGATCCGGACCGCCCGCGCGGCCTGTCGAAGGTGACGCGTACGTGGTGA
- a CDS encoding N-acetylmuramic acid 6-phosphate etherase yields MSERPELDLLPTRAVVELLLDGEQRVVPAVRAQAAAIAGGADLIAARMRAGGRLLFTGAGTSGRIAAAEAAELPGTFGLDRALVAARVAGGAVGTDEHEDDLAGAQADLTALAITAGDVLVAVAASGTTPYTLCIAGAGRSTGAQVIAVVNVPASPLADLADVAVEAVVGDEVLRGSTRLSAGSAQKIALNALTTAAMVRLGRVHGDLMLDVVGANAKLRARSAGIVAEIAGCSPEAAARALASCGSARAAVVHLVLGLPPSVATARAAQHITLRDALRSNS; encoded by the coding sequence GTGAGCGAGCGGCCCGAACTCGACCTGCTGCCCACCCGCGCCGTCGTCGAGCTGCTGCTGGACGGTGAGCAGCGGGTGGTGCCCGCGGTGCGCGCGCAGGCCGCCGCGATCGCCGGCGGTGCGGACCTGATCGCCGCGCGGATGCGCGCCGGCGGGCGGTTGCTGTTCACCGGCGCCGGGACATCCGGACGGATCGCCGCCGCCGAGGCGGCCGAGCTGCCGGGGACGTTCGGGCTGGACCGCGCGCTGGTCGCCGCGCGGGTGGCCGGCGGGGCGGTCGGCACCGACGAGCACGAGGACGACCTGGCGGGCGCGCAGGCCGACCTGACGGCGCTGGCGATCACCGCCGGCGACGTGCTCGTCGCGGTCGCCGCCAGCGGGACGACGCCGTACACGCTGTGCATCGCTGGGGCGGGGCGCTCGACGGGCGCGCAGGTGATCGCCGTCGTCAACGTCCCGGCATCGCCGCTGGCCGACCTGGCCGACGTCGCCGTGGAGGCGGTGGTCGGCGACGAGGTGCTGCGCGGCTCGACCCGGCTGAGCGCGGGCAGCGCACAGAAGATCGCGCTCAACGCGCTGACCACGGCGGCCATGGTCCGCCTCGGCCGGGTGCACGGCGACCTGATGCTCGACGTGGTCGGGGCGAACGCCAAGCTGCGCGCGCGATCCGCCGGCATCGTCGCCGAGATCGCGGGCTGCTCGCCGGAGGCCGCCGCGCGCGCCCTGGCGAGTTGCGGTTCGGCGCGTGCCGCGGTCGTGCATCTCGTCCTGGGTCTTCCGCCGTCGGTGGCCACTGCCCGTGCGGCGCAGCACATCACACTTCGGGACGCACTGCGATCGAACTCTTGA
- a CDS encoding extracellular solute-binding protein: protein MKRRALAAILAVATAAALATACSSSKSSGGDGKGLALSTEGKGKTVTVWLQGDAKGWQDVVDQANQRFEQETGAKVDLQWQNWQNYTTKLDSTFAGSTGIPDVVELGNTQMASYMAAGAFADLSSLKSKFDNSDTWMKGLLDTTVYNGKQYGVPYYGGVRTVIYRKDMWQAAGITTPPTSLDELYSDLDKLKAAHSSDPNFSAFYMPGQYWYAAMTFVHDAGSTIATEKDGKWTAQLNSAEAQKGLENWKKLATEYSSGGATKNEADQDGVMAKGHVATIFGSGWEMGVVADPKTGDPKLKDQLATFAMPSETAGKFMPSFFGGSDLAVPAKASNQGLGAEWLRIFTDQKSMTALAKYAIPNSSSLLDTYQSQSDANKISGQAAQQTWVTPTSPNWANVESGNILQNMLQDIVTGKSSIADATKAADDKIDSTLNATG, encoded by the coding sequence TTGAAGCGCAGAGCACTGGCCGCGATCCTCGCGGTCGCAACGGCGGCCGCACTGGCGACCGCGTGCAGTTCCTCGAAGTCGTCCGGTGGTGATGGCAAGGGGCTGGCACTGAGCACCGAGGGCAAGGGCAAGACGGTCACCGTGTGGCTGCAGGGTGATGCCAAGGGCTGGCAGGACGTGGTCGACCAGGCCAACCAGCGTTTCGAGCAGGAGACCGGCGCCAAGGTCGATCTCCAATGGCAGAACTGGCAGAACTACACCACCAAGCTCGACTCGACGTTCGCGGGCAGCACCGGCATCCCGGACGTGGTCGAACTGGGCAACACCCAGATGGCCTCGTACATGGCGGCGGGCGCGTTCGCCGACCTGTCGAGCCTGAAGAGCAAGTTCGACAACAGCGACACCTGGATGAAGGGCCTGCTCGACACCACCGTCTACAACGGCAAGCAGTACGGCGTCCCGTACTACGGCGGCGTGCGCACCGTCATCTACCGCAAGGACATGTGGCAGGCGGCCGGCATCACCACCCCACCGACGAGCCTGGATGAGCTGTACTCGGACCTGGACAAGCTCAAGGCGGCCCACTCCAGCGACCCGAACTTCTCGGCGTTCTACATGCCCGGCCAGTACTGGTACGCGGCGATGACCTTCGTCCATGACGCGGGGAGCACCATCGCCACCGAGAAGGACGGCAAGTGGACGGCGCAGCTCAACAGCGCCGAGGCGCAGAAGGGCCTGGAGAACTGGAAGAAGCTGGCCACCGAGTACTCCTCGGGCGGTGCCACGAAGAACGAGGCCGACCAGGACGGCGTGATGGCCAAGGGGCACGTTGCCACGATCTTCGGCAGCGGCTGGGAGATGGGTGTCGTCGCCGACCCCAAGACGGGTGACCCGAAGCTCAAGGACCAGCTGGCCACCTTCGCGATGCCGAGCGAGACCGCGGGCAAGTTCATGCCGAGCTTCTTCGGCGGCTCGGACCTCGCGGTGCCCGCCAAGGCGAGCAACCAGGGCCTGGGCGCCGAGTGGCTGCGGATCTTCACCGACCAGAAGAGCATGACCGCGCTGGCGAAGTACGCGATCCCGAACTCCAGTTCCCTGCTGGACACCTACCAGAGCCAGTCCGACGCGAACAAGATCAGCGGCCAGGCCGCGCAGCAGACCTGGGTGACACCGACGTCGCCGAACTGGGCGAACGTCGAGAGCGGCAACATCCTGCAGAACATGCTGCAGGACATCGTCACCGGTAAGAGCAGCATCGCCGACGCCACTAAGGCCGCCGACGACAAAATCGACAGCACGCTCAACGCGACCGGCTGA
- a CDS encoding carbohydrate ABC transporter permease, translating into MTADRPGRVGGLRATGLPYLLILPAVLIVVAVAGWPLVKIVVLSLSKQESSKFALFHHRGSTPFVGLDNYTAVLTDSNFWTVVIRTVVFTAVNVVISLLLGMAFAILMNRVSNWARLLLTAVLLFVWAVPSTVSSQVFYWMFNNQFGVVNYLLGKLPGVHLQGHDWFADPVQGLAVVSVVVIWGALPLLAISLHAGLTQVPPDVLEAARVDGASSWQSFRNVTLPYLRPLLIIMTTLSIIWDFGVFNQIFFMRNGHPEPGYQTIGVYMYAEGVGSSRYNVGSTIAILMMVAVFAMMAVYIRQLIRMGDTE; encoded by the coding sequence GTGACGGCAGACCGTCCCGGCCGCGTCGGCGGTTTACGCGCAACCGGCCTGCCGTACCTGCTGATCCTTCCCGCCGTCCTGATCGTGGTGGCGGTCGCGGGCTGGCCGCTTGTCAAGATCGTCGTCCTGTCGCTGTCGAAGCAGGAGAGCAGCAAGTTCGCGCTGTTCCACCACCGCGGCAGCACGCCGTTCGTCGGCCTGGACAACTACACGGCCGTGTTGACCGACTCGAACTTCTGGACCGTCGTCATCCGCACGGTGGTCTTCACCGCCGTCAACGTCGTCATCAGCCTGCTCCTCGGGATGGCCTTCGCGATCCTGATGAACCGGGTCTCCAACTGGGCCCGGCTGCTTCTCACCGCGGTGCTGCTGTTCGTCTGGGCAGTGCCCTCGACGGTGTCCAGCCAGGTCTTCTACTGGATGTTCAACAACCAGTTCGGCGTGGTGAACTACCTGCTCGGCAAGCTGCCCGGCGTGCACCTGCAGGGTCACGACTGGTTCGCCGACCCGGTGCAGGGGCTGGCCGTCGTGTCCGTCGTGGTCATCTGGGGTGCCCTGCCACTACTGGCGATCTCGCTACACGCCGGGCTGACCCAGGTGCCGCCCGACGTCCTCGAGGCCGCCCGCGTCGACGGGGCATCCAGCTGGCAGAGCTTCCGGAACGTGACGCTGCCCTACCTGCGTCCGCTGCTCATCATCATGACCACGCTGTCGATCATCTGGGACTTCGGCGTGTTCAACCAGATCTTCTTCATGCGCAACGGCCACCCGGAGCCCGGTTACCAGACGATCGGCGTCTACATGTACGCCGAGGGAGTCGGGAGCAGTCGCTACAACGTGGGCTCGACGATCGCGATCCTGATGATGGTGGCCGTGTTCGCGATGATGGCGGTATACATCCGCCAGTTGATCCGGATGGGCGACACCGAATGA
- a CDS encoding carbohydrate ABC transporter permease, producing MTAVIRAHVDPADPAERAATTAAADRPQPRSRARWAWNALAVLLSVILGAPIYWMLITSFMTGADLSRSTPQFVPVRPTLRAFREILGDPVFRQNLLNTLIITLAAVLISLVVGFLGALAIARLRFAGRKVFVLTVLVVQMIPLLALTIPLSLLLDQFQLKNSLTGVIISYLIFSMPYTVWTLRAFIAGIPKELDEAAMVDGCTRWQTFYKVILPLTGPGLVATGVYCWILAWNEFVVANTLLLDNNKQTLMVYLLQFQASSTHGADYAGLMAAATLTSLPVVVLFVIFQRRITAGLTAGAVKG from the coding sequence ATGACGGCAGTGATCAGGGCGCACGTCGATCCGGCCGACCCCGCCGAGCGAGCGGCGACGACGGCTGCGGCCGACCGGCCACAGCCGCGCAGCCGCGCCCGCTGGGCGTGGAACGCCCTCGCCGTACTGCTGTCGGTGATCCTGGGTGCGCCGATCTACTGGATGCTCATCACCTCGTTCATGACGGGCGCGGACCTGAGCAGGTCGACCCCGCAGTTCGTCCCGGTCCGGCCCACCCTGCGCGCGTTCCGCGAGATACTCGGCGATCCGGTGTTCCGGCAGAACCTGCTCAACACCCTGATCATCACGCTCGCCGCGGTCCTGATCAGCCTCGTGGTCGGCTTCCTCGGTGCACTCGCGATCGCGCGACTTCGCTTCGCCGGACGCAAGGTGTTCGTCCTCACCGTGCTGGTCGTGCAGATGATCCCGCTGCTCGCGCTGACAATTCCGCTCAGCCTGCTGCTGGACCAGTTCCAGCTCAAGAACAGCCTGACCGGCGTGATCATCTCGTACCTGATCTTCTCGATGCCCTACACCGTATGGACGTTGCGCGCCTTCATCGCCGGCATCCCGAAGGAGCTGGACGAGGCCGCGATGGTCGACGGGTGCACGCGTTGGCAGACGTTCTACAAGGTCATCCTGCCGCTGACCGGACCGGGGCTCGTCGCCACCGGCGTGTACTGCTGGATCCTTGCCTGGAACGAGTTCGTGGTCGCGAACACACTGCTGCTCGACAACAACAAGCAGACCCTGATGGTGTACCTGTTGCAGTTCCAGGCCAGCTCGACACACGGCGCGGACTACGCCGGGCTGATGGCGGCGGCGACGCTGACCTCACTGCCCGTGGTGGTCTTGTTCGTCATCTTCCAGCGCCGCATCACCGCCGGCCTGACCGCGGGGGCGGTGAAGGGCTGA
- a CDS encoding ROK family protein: protein MGVIGIDVGGTSIKGARFADDGSIARRGVVPTPQHDVAATVRALAAELIDGGNIDGGSIDGGSVTAVGVAVPGIVEDGVVRYAANLAWRDVPLRALLADALGLPVTVAHDVGAAALAEAGDDELLYVSLGTGIGAALVAGGQVRHGATGQVAEIGHIPVWPDGEPCACGQFGCLEVYASAAGVARRYGRPGATSADVLARSGSEPAAGAAWSDAVTALGLALATATLLFDPARIVLGGGLAQAGDPLLAPVRAALAGRLTWRSAPPVVAARYGLDAGVRGAALLAERLPAGTADTDAGEVGRAR from the coding sequence ATGGGCGTGATCGGCATCGACGTCGGCGGCACGAGCATCAAGGGCGCCCGGTTCGCCGACGACGGCAGCATCGCCCGCCGCGGCGTCGTGCCCACGCCGCAGCACGACGTCGCCGCTACCGTGCGCGCCCTCGCCGCCGAGCTGATCGACGGCGGCAACATCGACGGCGGCAGCATCGACGGCGGCAGCGTGACGGCGGTGGGCGTGGCCGTCCCGGGAATCGTCGAGGACGGTGTCGTGCGCTACGCGGCGAACCTGGCCTGGCGGGACGTCCCGCTGCGCGCCCTGCTCGCCGATGCGCTCGGGCTGCCGGTCACCGTCGCGCACGACGTGGGCGCCGCCGCGCTGGCCGAGGCCGGCGACGACGAGCTGCTGTACGTCTCGCTCGGCACCGGCATCGGTGCCGCGCTCGTGGCTGGCGGGCAGGTGCGGCACGGCGCGACCGGCCAGGTCGCCGAGATCGGCCACATCCCGGTGTGGCCGGACGGCGAACCGTGCGCGTGCGGGCAGTTCGGCTGCCTCGAGGTGTACGCATCCGCTGCCGGCGTGGCGCGCCGCTACGGCCGGCCGGGGGCGACGTCGGCCGACGTCCTCGCGCGGTCGGGGAGCGAACCGGCCGCCGGTGCCGCCTGGTCGGACGCCGTCACGGCGCTCGGCCTCGCGCTGGCGACCGCGACCCTGCTGTTCGACCCGGCCCGCATCGTGCTGGGCGGCGGTCTGGCCCAGGCGGGCGACCCGCTGCTGGCACCGGTGCGCGCGGCGCTGGCGGGACGGCTGACGTGGCGTTCCGCGCCACCGGTCGTGGCCGCGCGATACGGGCTGGACGCCGGGGTGCGCGGTGCCGCACTGCTTGCCGAACGCCTGCCGGCGGGAACTGCCGACACTGACGCTGGAGAGGTTGGTCGCGCGCGATGA
- the nagA gene encoding N-acetylglucosamine-6-phosphate deacetylase — MTVLAGARVVTPDGVLEPGWVSIDGGRIAAVGAGAGPPGAEPVSGWLLPGFIDLHVHGGGGHDFTSSPADMAAGVEFHRRHGTTRALVSLMAGGIDAMCTQLGWAAELAGSGAILGAHLEGPFLASARCGAQNKAHLLAPDPLVLAKLLDAGQGTVRTVTIAPEVPGAIGVVEAIVAAGAVAAVGHTDATYEQASAAFAAGASLATHLFNAMGSMSQRAPGPAVAALDAGVYVELINDGVHVHEALVRLAARVAPSRLALITDAISATGVGDGHYTLGDQAVVVESGRARLAGDDRLRLAGSTLTMDVAVRRAVQSVGLSIEAAVAAASTNPARLLGLSGVCGAIAPGLAADLVLMDDDLQVQQVMRAGAWL; from the coding sequence ATGACGGTACTGGCAGGTGCTCGGGTAGTGACCCCGGACGGCGTGCTCGAACCGGGTTGGGTGTCGATCGACGGCGGCCGGATCGCCGCGGTCGGAGCCGGCGCGGGGCCGCCGGGAGCCGAACCCGTCTCCGGCTGGCTGCTGCCCGGCTTCATCGACCTGCACGTCCACGGCGGCGGCGGTCACGACTTCACCTCCTCGCCGGCAGACATGGCCGCCGGTGTCGAGTTCCACCGCCGGCACGGCACCACCCGCGCGCTCGTGTCGCTGATGGCGGGCGGGATCGACGCGATGTGCACGCAGCTGGGCTGGGCCGCCGAACTGGCCGGGTCCGGCGCGATCCTCGGCGCCCACCTCGAAGGCCCGTTCCTGGCGTCGGCTCGCTGCGGCGCGCAGAACAAGGCACATCTGCTGGCTCCGGACCCGCTGGTGCTCGCCAAGCTGCTCGACGCCGGCCAGGGCACCGTGCGCACCGTGACGATCGCGCCGGAGGTACCCGGCGCGATCGGCGTGGTCGAGGCGATCGTCGCGGCCGGTGCTGTCGCGGCGGTCGGGCACACCGATGCCACCTACGAGCAGGCGAGCGCGGCGTTCGCGGCCGGCGCGTCCCTCGCCACCCACCTGTTCAACGCGATGGGTTCGATGAGCCAGCGCGCGCCCGGACCGGCCGTGGCCGCGCTCGACGCCGGCGTGTACGTCGAGCTGATCAATGACGGCGTGCACGTGCACGAGGCCCTGGTCCGGTTGGCCGCCCGCGTCGCCCCCTCGCGGCTGGCCCTGATCACCGACGCGATCAGCGCGACCGGCGTGGGCGACGGGCACTACACGTTGGGCGACCAGGCCGTCGTGGTCGAGTCCGGCAGGGCGAGGCTGGCCGGCGACGACCGGCTGCGGCTGGCGGGCAGCACGCTGACCATGGACGTGGCGGTGCGGCGCGCGGTGCAGTCGGTCGGGCTGTCGATCGAGGCCGCCGTCGCCGCTGCGTCGACCAACCCGGCGCGGCTGCTCGGGCTGTCCGGCGTGTGCGGAGCGATCGCCCCGGGTCTGGCCGCCGACCTGGTGCTGATGGACGACGACCTTCAGGTGCAGCAGGTGATGAGGGCCGGCGCCTGGCTCTGA
- the map gene encoding type I methionyl aminopeptidase, with protein MRTFPERIEIKDLDQIALMRRAGLVVARALTAMHDAAAPGVSTADLDSIARDVLREAGATSSFLHYDIGNGPYPAVICASVNDRVVHGIPSAAEKLADGDLVSIDFGAIVEGWHGDAAITVCVGEVSDEARALSEACERSLWDGLAAARSGGRLTDISHAVESSVRASGRYGIVTGYGGHGIGTAMHMAPHILNHGRAGKGPRLTPGMTLAIEPMITLGSRATQELDDGWTVSTADGSWAAHWEHTVAILQDGPWVLTAEDGGRAALAERGIELSAYAA; from the coding sequence ATGCGGACGTTCCCCGAGCGCATCGAGATCAAGGACCTGGACCAGATCGCGCTGATGCGCCGAGCGGGCCTGGTGGTGGCGCGCGCGCTGACGGCGATGCACGACGCGGCCGCCCCCGGCGTGTCGACCGCCGACCTGGACTCGATCGCCCGCGACGTGCTGCGCGAGGCCGGCGCGACGTCGTCCTTCCTGCACTACGACATCGGCAACGGGCCGTATCCCGCGGTCATCTGCGCATCGGTGAACGACCGGGTCGTGCACGGCATCCCGTCCGCGGCGGAGAAGCTGGCCGACGGCGACCTCGTCTCGATCGACTTCGGCGCGATCGTCGAGGGCTGGCACGGCGATGCGGCCATCACGGTCTGCGTGGGCGAGGTTTCCGACGAGGCGCGGGCGTTGTCCGAGGCGTGTGAGCGCTCGTTGTGGGACGGCCTGGCGGCGGCGCGGTCCGGTGGCCGGCTGACCGACATCTCGCACGCGGTGGAGAGTTCGGTCCGGGCCTCCGGCCGCTACGGCATCGTCACCGGCTACGGCGGCCACGGCATCGGCACGGCCATGCACATGGCGCCGCACATCCTGAACCACGGCCGGGCCGGCAAGGGCCCGCGGCTAACGCCGGGCATGACGCTCGCGATCGAGCCGATGATCACGCTCGGCTCGCGGGCGACGCAGGAGCTGGACGACGGCTGGACGGTGTCGACGGCCGATGGCTCATGGGCGGCGCACTGGGAGCACACGGTGGCCATCCTGCAGGACGGCCCGTGGGTGCTGACCGCCGAGGACGGTGGCCGCGCCGCCCTGGCCGAGCGCGGCATCGAGCTCAGCGCGTACGCGGCCTGA